The Pseudorca crassidens isolate mPseCra1 chromosome 16, mPseCra1.hap1, whole genome shotgun sequence genome includes the window agtGTCTGTGTTACTTTCTATGTATTAGATAAAACAGCtatctctcccagtcttgaaggtcTTGTGTAGTAGGTGCATTTTATTGTTCAACCCTGCCTTAGTTATTGGTTTTTTCTCCAACTTTTGTGATTCTCTAAGCAGACTTTACTTTCAGTGGCTCTCAGTAGTAGAGGATGTGACATTACCTGTCAGTATTCCAAAGGAGAGGATCTCAGTTAGCTCCTACATGCAAGCTGATTAGAAGTTAGACTCTCAGACAGCAGCCTTTAAAATATACAACTATATACAGTCTTTTGGGACTGCCTGCCCATTATAGCCAGGCAATTTAGAGTTGTCCCCTTTGCAACAGTCTCAAAAGTTGGAGTGCTAGATGAATGTACAAGTTCCTTTCTGGGAGATACAGCAACCTATAGCAGGGCAGAGGTAGAGCACAAACATGGCATCCTTTGGCCTTCATCCTTGGATGTGTGCCAAACAGAAACCTGCACCTCAGGCTGAAGCTCAAGCATATCagcctctttcacagaaagactggggTGTGTTTTTAGTCTGCTTTCTGTGCAGTGCTTTGGGGATGGTAGCTGGCCAATAATTGTCTCCATTTGTTACAGTCACCTGGGACCCATGAACAAAGCCCTGCTGGCCACCGGAGCAAGGTGATCAAGGAATGTCCCCTGGGTAGCACCCACATAAATTTGGGGTATCAGACACATGTACAAGCTCCTCTCCAGTAGACACTGGCACTGTGGATTATGGCAGAGGGAGAGCATAAAAATAGCGCCTGACCTCTGAGGTCTCTGGAGAGGATTGAAGTTTGCTCTTACATGTGTGTTTAGATAGAAGTTTGCTACTCAGGCCATAGCTATGAAGATAAGCTAATAtgcctctttcacagaaagactggcTACCTTGGTCTGTTGCCTTTTGTGCTCTGGGGGTGGTAGCTGCTTAAGAACTCTTTCTCCTTTGGTTGGAGACCCATGGGACCCTGAAGTGCAAGCCCCATTTGTCACCAGAACCAGGCAAACTAGATTTGTCCCATGGGCCTCAGCTGGAAGAATTAGTGTTCCAGAGGAGGGTATACGTTCCTTTTCAGGAGTTACCGGTGAGCTGGAGCATGGCAGAGGGAGAGCACGAAGATGGCACCTGCCAGCTTCCATCCCTGAGAGCACCCCAGTAGGCTCCTATATGTGTATTAAGTTAGATGCCTGCTCCTTAGGCTGACACTTTAACATAAGCAAATATGCCTCTTTCACATAAAATCTGGGCACCTCTCAGTGGGCTGTTTCTGTGCTGGACCCTGGTGTGAATCTATCTGAGCATGTGAGCCATTTAAGAgccatttctcatttttttttttaaatttctaatttctttatagCCTCGTGGGTCTCATGAATGCAAGCCCTTGGTTTCCAAGCTAGATGTTTTAGGGGGTATGTCTCTCAGGTGCAGGTCTTAAATGTTGGGGTGCGTGATGTGGGGTTCAAGCCCTTCACTTCTACCTGCTtcagtgtggttttttttgtttttgttttttttcatttgcccAGTGTGTAGGAGTTGCTCAGCTAGTTTTTAggtcgccccccaccccccgaggaAATTGTTCTGTATGTAGATGTAGATTctgtgtgtccatgggaggaagTGAGTTCAGAATCTTCCTACTTTGCCATCTGGAACCAGAACTCTCttgttattatattaatataagcaACCAACaatctttaaagaaatttaataatatacatatagaaaataggaattatatttttaaagatactttatattttctgatcTATTTGCTCTttatttacagattcttttctgcagaaccaggattctaagatacacacacacatgcacacacacacacacacatttctcatAGTCCAGGACTGATGGAGACCCACATCTACTTTATTTTGTAACTTGGATTTGCATCTGGCTTAACTAATCTATACCTTGCCTCCTATTTTGTCAAAgggaatgtttatttttataccttaAGCTTTCTTGTGAACCATAAATCCtaatttcctgtttttatttattcagagtTTATATCAAGTTGCTCcccagatttttcattttttttgaaaatagcttatccttaaaatgtatatatattttaactaatACTGTTGTATAGCAAGCAGCCTGAAAATTTAGTAGTATAAAGTCATAACCTTTAACTTTTCTCATGATTTTGTGTGTTAGGAATTTGGGAAGGCAGTTCTAACTTGTGGGTTTCTCATAGTTTTCATCAGATATCATCTGGGGCTATAGTTATCTGAAGGTTCTACTGGGCTATGCATCGACAATGGTTCACTCATATGGCTGAGAGTTGATGCTATCTGTTGGGAGCTCAGGGAACCTGTCAACTGGAGCACTTATATGCTGTTTGTCCAGCAGAGTGGCCTTGAGATAGTTGGATTTTTTACTTGGCAGCTGGTTTTCTCCAGGGCAAGTGTTCTGAGAATCATGCAGAAACTTTTCAgacttttaaagtgttttttagaCCTATTCTTGGAAGTCATGTAGCATCACTTCTACCATGTTTCATTGTTTGAAGCAGACACAAGCctacccagattcaaggggaagtGACATAGAACACATGATGAGTGTTGGAAGAACTTGTgggcaatattttaaaactacctCATTGTTCTTTAAACTTTGCATATactatactttatatataaaatgtactttACATATAACAAGCATAGATTTTAAGTGTTGAGTTCAATCAGTTTTGAGAGTTGTATAGACCCATGCATCTACCAcctgaagaaaggaagagaacatttttttctctctgtaaagtTTCCGTGTGCTTCTTTCAAGtcagtcccctcccctctcttccacAGAGGCAACCACTGTTTGATGTCATTTACCGCAGATTAGTTTTTCTTGTTCTGTgaagttatataaatggaattatgtactatatttgtgtgtgtgtgtgtgtgtgtgtgtgtttggtttctttcactcaacacaaatctttgaaattcatccaggttattattattattttttttttgcggcacgtgggcctctcactgttgtggcctctcccgttacggagcacaggctctggacgcgcaggctcagcggccatggctcacgggcccagccgctctgcagcgtgtgggatcttcccggatcggggcacgaacctgcgtcctcttcattggcaggtgaactctcaaccactgcgccaccagggaagccccatccaggTTATTGCAtgtatcagttgttattttttattgctgagttgtattttattatatgacTCTACCACAGTTTATTACCTTGCCTGTtattggacatttgggttatttccagtttatgACTATTATAAATGAGGGTGATATGAACATTCTGGTATGCATCTTCAAATATTAtcagggtagggcttccctggtggtgcagtggttaagaatccacctgccaatgcaggggacatgggttcaatccctggtccgggaagatcccacatgctgcggagcaactaagcccgtgtgccacaactactgagcctgtgctctagagcccacaaaccacaactactgagctcacgtgcctagagcccgtgctctgcaacaagagaagccaccacaatgagaagtccacataTCGCAATGAGtacccccgcttgctgcaactagaggaagcccgcgtgcagcattgaagacccaactcagccaaaaataaagaactaataaataaatttataaaaaaattatcagGGTATCTTTAGgagtattattgtattattattcaaACTCATAGTGTTTCTATGCCTAAAGATCTTCGATAAAATTTACCTCTCTCAAGATTTTCTGTTAAGCTTCTTGGATTAAGGAGCCTACAGCCTATAGGATCTACTAGAGGGAGCCTATAGTCTATAGGAACCTACAGCTTATAGGGTAAAGAAAGAATGGAATGGTATCTTATCAAGAAAACCACTCCATCTACACCATTCAtcattttaattacataaaagCTCAGAATGAAAATTTAGatggctaaagttaaaaaaattggaaattccCCCTCAAGACCAACTTCTCGTCTCCACTATTCCTCAAATCTCATCCACTAGAGGTAAAAAACTATTACTTTCCAAATTTcttctgtgtgtgcatgcatgtatcTGTGTAGGAGGAAGAGGATTGTGTTGTTGGAGGACTGGAACTTCATTATTGACTACAAATTTGAGCTCAGTAATGAGGACACTTATGCCCTTACTAGGTGACTCTAACTCTGAGAGATTGCTGCTGTTGCCAAAAGGGAGTGAGAGTCATTGTGTCAACTATTGTAGATAGTTGTCTGCTCTTTGGCTATAGGCAAGTTATCTCTATCCCAGTTAGGAGTGGAAGACTGAAGTAAACCACAGTGCAGGCTTGGAAGGGATCCTATTTTTGTAAGGAAAGGCTAGGGCctctgctatgaacatgggtgatTTGTTAGAATATGCTGTTGAGACTACCATTCAGATAATATTCAATATGAGGATTATTAGATTTGCCTCATGAATTCTGCCCAGTGGTCTTGAATGCAAAACAAGATTAATTTGAATatgtagagaagaaaataatcttGGGATTGGTAAGAGGCTGACTTTTTAAAACAGGCTGATGGTGTCAATTGCAAATTTAAAATCTGTATATGCTACATAAATCTCCAATTGTGTACTAGATTAATGGTGGTACCTTGGGAAATTAGGTCAAAATAAGTGGACAAATTATGAATCATACATGATAACGATAATAAACAAgacatttatttttgatattcatttgggggaagggagaaaagtCAGTTTGCTCTACCCAGTGATGGTCTTTCTGAAGGAGTCTCCATTCATTCTGTAAAATTGAATAGGTTGTTTAACCTCAGGGGATTTTATGCTGTTAATTCATAAAGAGAACTTCCTTTGATGAGAGTGGTTATAGGGTGAGCCTTTGTGAGCAGCTTCGCTGGTGCACAGCCAGACTCCCTCTCTGAGTGAAGCTTTTCCCACACTGGCCACACAGATAGGGTGTCTCTCCTGTGTGGATTTTGCCATGCAGGATACAATTCCCTCTGGTGTGGAAACTCTTCCTGCATTGTGCGCAGGCATACGGTTTCAGGCCTGTGTGGACTCTGATATGAACAATTAAGCTTCCTTTCTGACTGAAGGCTTTTCCACACTGATCACATCTATAAGGCTTCTCACCACTATGAACTCTTCTGTGAACAGCGAGGTTACTTTGATTCCTGAAGCTTCTCTGACAAATAGCACACTCATAGGGTTTCTGTCCAGTGTGGAGTCTTTCGTGAACGGCCAGACTACCTCGTTGACTAAAGCTTTTCCCACACTCCTTGCACTGATAAGGCTTCTCTCCTGTGTGTATTCGTTGATGTGTAACAAGATTGCCTTTGGCCCTAAAGCTTTTTCCACAGTGGGTACACTCAAAGGGCTTCTGACCAGTGTGGATTCTCTCATGTAACGTTAGACTACCCTTTTGCCTGAAGGATTTTCCACATTCCTGGCACTCATAGACCCTCTGTCTCACTCCAGGTGAATCTTCCTGTAGTGTCTTAGAATCTGGGGATTTTTGTTCCAGCTTCTCTCTTCTGAAAGAATTCTGGAAATCCCAGCTTGAGGATCCTGTGGCCTCAGAGTGATCATATTTGTGGTGggcttctgtcatcacatctgGTAAAATGAGAGGGAAGTCATGTAAGAGGCACCAATATGCTGAGTGAGAagaacagggaaaaaagaaacaatgcttTGAGTGCTTATAATGTGCCAGATATTATACTATAAACTTTGCATAGATAATTTAATCCTGAAAACAATCTATTGCTACAGTTAAGAAAGTGAAAGTATAGGGAGGTTGTCAAAGATTGTGCAGCTAGGTAAGCATAGACTTGGGATTCAGGCATGCTCCGTAGCAGTGTACTGCCTCTAAATTTAGTTTAATTTAGCCTCCCAAATAGTATTGTGTATAGACatggttgtttccattttaaagataagaaaacaggctcagaaaaattaagaaaactatatACGATCAAATTAGTGCCATACCCAAGTTCTGACACCAAAACAGGTGTGGATCCAGGTTGTGTAGGGCCTAAAGCTTTAAAATTTTGGATGGATTTCATCAAGAAACAGTATAAAAGTAGGGACAAGGCCTTGAAGAGACCAGTGTAAGGGAAAGATCCTGAACCTTGTTTCATTAGTTTCGTGAGAAATCCACTTCTGCTCTAGTCTGCTCTCCTAACAGTGGAGTAAGCTCCATGATATCAGAATATATGTAGCAGAATCCTTGGTACTTTACATCTATTAATTCTAATCCCTGCACCTGCAAGATAGAGCttattgtcccattttacagatgaagaggctGGAGCACaagaaagttaaataacttgtctgaTAACACAGATCAAGGCAGGGCTATCACAGAATCTGATCCAAggaatttttccctttaaaatccaTGCTATTTCAATCTGCTAAGATATGGTGGAACTGAAGTCTATTTTGGTTTGGAAGTTATTCTCAACACTTCCTATGCAGATATTGACAGTACTCTCCAGTATTGCCCTGCATATGAGGCTTCTACTGCACTTTAAATATGGGTCCATTCATCACTAATAATAGTTTTCTTGGAGTCATCCTAGGGAGATTTCAACTTGTTATTCAGTGATTGTGCTGAGATTTAAAACTGCTCATTCATTCTCTCAGAGACTACCTCCATATCAAGACTGTTGTGCTCTGTTTCTACTATTTCTAACTCCAGTTTGTAGGCTTTCCCTGTAATCCCTAGAAACGGTGAGCTCCACCAAAGGAACATCTTCTGTGCATCCTCAGCCTGTTGACTAGTGCTGACAACAGGGACACTGATTATTATGAGTTGAGGGCATCCCAGCAATCAACTGACTCACTGAAAAATGCTACATTCTGGGCATATCTTCCATGACAGTCCAGCAGAGTAGCTGTTGGAAATCCAAACATGTCCACTCCTGCTGTATGACCTTAATCACCACCTCTTCATATGATTCTTCCATGGGCTGTTCTTGAGTACCTGgggagggaaaaacaaacaaacaaaaacaaaacagaacaacaaaaacaaacaggaaa containing:
- the ZNF32 gene encoding zinc finger protein 32 isoform X1, encoding MFGFPTATLLDCHGRYAQNVAFFTYWCLLHDFPLILPDVMTEAHHKYDHSEATGSSSWDFQNSFRREKLEQKSPDSKTLQEDSPGVRQRVYECQECGKSFRQKGSLTLHERIHTGQKPFECTHCGKSFRAKGNLVTHQRIHTGEKPYQCKECGKSFSQRGSLAVHERLHTGQKPYECAICQRSFRNQSNLAVHRRVHSGEKPYRCDQCGKAFSQKGSLIVHIRVHTGLKPYACAQCRKSFHTRGNCILHGKIHTGETPYLCGQCGKSFTQRGSLAVHQRSCSQRLTL
- the ZNF32 gene encoding zinc finger protein 32 isoform X2, which translates into the protein MFGFPTATLLDCHGRYAQNVAFFNVMTEAHHKYDHSEATGSSSWDFQNSFRREKLEQKSPDSKTLQEDSPGVRQRVYECQECGKSFRQKGSLTLHERIHTGQKPFECTHCGKSFRAKGNLVTHQRIHTGEKPYQCKECGKSFSQRGSLAVHERLHTGQKPYECAICQRSFRNQSNLAVHRRVHSGEKPYRCDQCGKAFSQKGSLIVHIRVHTGLKPYACAQCRKSFHTRGNCILHGKIHTGETPYLCGQCGKSFTQRGSLAVHQRSCSQRLTL